DNA from Leptolyngbya sp. FACHB-261:
GAAGCCGGCGGTCTAATTGTCGAAACCAGCCTCAACCCCAAGTGGCAACGGGCAGCAGAAAAAGCCGTATACAACGCCATTGACTACGATGGACCCCGCTTTAACTTCGAGCAGGGAGCGCTGGTCGCCATTGACCCTAAAAACGGCGAGATCCGAGCCTTAGTTGGCGGCGGAGACTTTAGCCAAAGCCAATTCAACCGGGTCACTCAAGCCCAACGCCAGCCGGGGTCAACCTTTAAGATGTTCGTCTACGCGGCAGCCATGTCTAAGGACTGGACGCCGTTCGATATCTACCGCGACGCCCCCTACTCGATCTACGACTATGAACCCAAAAACTTCGGTGGTGGCTATCGCGGCGATGTCAGTCTAGTCAAAGCCATTGCCAACTCGATCAACATCGTGGCTGTGAAGCTGATGGTCGATGTCGGCATTGACCCGGTGATCAACTTGGCGCGAAAGATGGGCATTGAGTCTCCGCTTGGACGCGATTACTCCGTGGCTCTGGGCAGCTCCGAGGTCAATCTGATGGAAATTACCGGAGCTTATGCCACCCTAGCCAACCGGGGCATGCATGTGGCGCCCCACGGCATCCGGCGCATCATCCGGGCCAGAACCGGCGAGGTCCTCTACGACTCCTTTCCCGAAGCACACCGTGCCCTGGACGAGCGCACTACCAACATCATCACTTGGATGCTGCAACAGGTTGTGCAAGCTGGCACTGGGCGCCCTGCCCAACTGACAGATCGCCCAGCTGCTGGTAAAACCGGCACCTCAGAGGAGGGAAGGGACTTGTGGTTTATTGGCTTTGTGCCGCAGCTAGCTGCAGGGGTGTGGCTGGGCAATGATGACAGCGCCCCGACCTGGGGCACCAGCCGGGCTGCTGCGGTCACTTGGCAGGAGTTTATGGCAGATATTACTGAGGGCATTCCTGTCCAAGAATTCCCCGAACCGCCTCAACTCAAGGGCCGGGGACTGCGCCCCAGTGAGGTGGACGATGAGCGTGCCACATCCTCCGGGAGCAGTGGCGGCGGCAGTAATCGCAGTAACGACGAGGATCACAGTAGTAGCGACTCAGACCAGGATAAAGCAGCCTCCGAGGATGGCGACGCCCCGTCTGAGCCCCCAGCATCAGAAGCTCCTGCCACCGACAGCAGCGCGCCAGCAGATGGCGCTACCGGCGAACCTGCTCCTCTACCGCCAGCCAACGAAGCACCTCCAGAGAACTCGCCGATTCAAGATTTTGTGCCTGCGCCTGCACCTGATGCCGCTCCTGCTAATCCTTAAGCTTGCCAGCAGTCGCTGGATGCGCTAGAGAGGTGTTAGGAACAGAGTTCAGCCTTGGTATCCCCGTCTGGTTTGCAGACGGCCCCAGGGAACGGAGGTTCATCCATAGTGCCTATCAATGCGCCTTTGCCCAGTGGCGGGCTTACTCCTTCTGGAGTTGTGCTGCCAGAGCCGCCTGTTACAGCTCCCAAAGTCCGCCGCATTCTGGGGTTGGATCCAGGGTTGGCAACTTTAGGCTTTGGGGTCGTGGAAGTATCAGCACAATCGGCCAGCAGACCGGTGGCACCCCGGGTACTTGACTACGGAGTAATTCGCACAGCTGCAGGCACCGACATACCGGATCGCCTGCGTGTGATCTACCAGGACATGCACGAACTGCTGGAACTTTGGCAACCCGACCATGTTGCTGTGGAGAAGTTGTTTTTCTACCGCATGGGCAATACGATTGCGGTGGCCCAGGCCCGAGGGGTCGTGATGCTCACCCTGGCTCAGCACCAGCTAGCGATCACCGAGTTTGCGCCACCTCAGGTCAAGCAAGCCCTCACAGGCTACGGCAAAGCTGGCAAGCAGGAAGTGCAGGAAGCGGTAGCTCAGATGCTCAGCCTCAGCGAAATTCCTCGCCCTGATGATGCTGCTGATGCGCTTGCGATAGCCTTAACCGCTTGGTTTCAGCAGTAAGTTCCACGCGAGTTCTACCAAGATTAGGAGTTCTGGTTACCAGTGCCTGCTATGAGCCTTCAACCTAAACTCCAACCATGAGCAAATTTTTATTGGTTACAGACCTCGACAATACCCTGGTCGGGGATGATGCTGCCTTGGCCCAACTCAACCAAACTCTAGAGCAGCATCGGGCAGCTGGGTCACTGCTGGTTTACTCCACGGGGCGTTCTCGGGTGTCTTACCAAAAGCTGCAACAAGCGAAGCAGCTATTAGAACCTGATGCCCTAGTGACCTCAGTGGGCACCGAGATCTATCGCCCAGGCTCAGTCGAGCCTGAAGCCAAATGGTCCGAGTTTCTCGCTCCTGGCTGGGACCGAGCGCTAATCTGTGCAGTGACTGCTCATTTCGCAGATTTGGAACCGCAACCAGACTCCGAGCAAAATCCCTTCAAAGTTAGCTTCTGGATCACAGAACTGGCGGCCCGTGAGGTGGTTCCTAGGTTAGAGCAGGCTTTACAGG
Protein-coding regions in this window:
- a CDS encoding transglycosylase domain-containing protein, with the translated sequence MPSRRSQPSRSSRRPASGSERQNARNAGPPQDGQSPERRQARRKSLRNRRKLGPSKRPGPRHWLLLGATGLMTLTTGVAAFVWWQVNQNLPDFSNVRSFTRGGTLVIQAADGLPILQLGPTARRKAEINQIPKPLIDAFIATEDERFYQHGGIDYWGIVRAAFVNTLSGDLVQGGSTISQQLARMIFLDQERSLWRKLREAALAQALERKLDKQEVLELYLNQVYLGSGAYGVSDAAWIYFSKNLKDLSLAEAATLAGLAAAPSDYSPLVNPALAERRRNIVLGRMSDVGYISEDEAKSAQALPLDPKAGSIADAYSTAPYFASYIQQELPKYLTADQIEAGGLIVETSLNPKWQRAAEKAVYNAIDYDGPRFNFEQGALVAIDPKNGEIRALVGGGDFSQSQFNRVTQAQRQPGSTFKMFVYAAAMSKDWTPFDIYRDAPYSIYDYEPKNFGGGYRGDVSLVKAIANSINIVAVKLMVDVGIDPVINLARKMGIESPLGRDYSVALGSSEVNLMEITGAYATLANRGMHVAPHGIRRIIRARTGEVLYDSFPEAHRALDERTTNIITWMLQQVVQAGTGRPAQLTDRPAAGKTGTSEEGRDLWFIGFVPQLAAGVWLGNDDSAPTWGTSRAAAVTWQEFMADITEGIPVQEFPEPPQLKGRGLRPSEVDDERATSSGSSGGGSNRSNDEDHSSSDSDQDKAASEDGDAPSEPPASEAPATDSSAPADGATGEPAPLPPANEAPPENSPIQDFVPAPAPDAAPANP
- a CDS encoding sucrose-phosphate phosphatase; translation: MSKFLLVTDLDNTLVGDDAALAQLNQTLEQHRAAGSLLVYSTGRSRVSYQKLQQAKQLLEPDALVTSVGTEIYRPGSVEPEAKWSEFLAPGWDRALICAVTAHFADLEPQPDSEQNPFKVSFWITELAAREVVPRLEQALQAENLDVQLIYSGSRDLDILPAKGNKGRAMAYVRELFGFTPEQTVACGDSGNDQALMMGEERCVIVANAHPELLTWYQANRAPHRYLAHAKYAAGIAEGLAHFGFL
- the ruvC gene encoding crossover junction endodeoxyribonuclease RuvC, with translation MPINAPLPSGGLTPSGVVLPEPPVTAPKVRRILGLDPGLATLGFGVVEVSAQSASRPVAPRVLDYGVIRTAAGTDIPDRLRVIYQDMHELLELWQPDHVAVEKLFFYRMGNTIAVAQARGVVMLTLAQHQLAITEFAPPQVKQALTGYGKAGKQEVQEAVAQMLSLSEIPRPDDAADALAIALTAWFQQ